The following are from one region of the Rosistilla carotiformis genome:
- a CDS encoding sulfatase, whose product MSIVRIGMAGVVICSVLLGRLVAADDVASGKSESARRPLNVLFIISDDLTLNALSCYGNEVCQTPNIDALARSGTRFTRAYCQGTYCGPSRASFMSGYYPHATGILGYISPRKAIGDRATWAQHFKNSGYYTSRVSKIFHMGVPGGIEKGDDGADDPISWTERFNSQGPEWRAPGKGETLENNPDGKKPAVGGNTFVVVQADGDDLVHSDGRTAEKACQLIHEHKDEPFFLGVGFVRPHVPFVAPASYHEPFPEAQMQLPEKVAGDWDDIPKLGINYKTSKNMKMNVQRQRKAVAGYYASVAYMDAQVGKVMAALQEAGIADRTIVIFTSDHGYHLGEHDFWAKVSLHEESVLVPLIIRVPGKQPAVCESLTELIDLYPTVSSLCGLEVPKRLQGIDVSGMLDDPELELRETAFSVNGKGFLIRSERYAYIRYRENASGGEELFDMQTDPLQYTNLVDDPAYAATLEKMRAEFAKTMQRVRDNDLAASPRSKN is encoded by the coding sequence ATGAGTATTGTTCGGATCGGAATGGCTGGCGTTGTCATCTGCAGCGTGTTGCTGGGGCGTTTGGTTGCGGCGGACGATGTGGCCAGCGGGAAATCGGAATCGGCAAGGCGTCCATTAAACGTTTTGTTTATCATCTCGGACGATCTGACCTTAAACGCCTTGTCGTGTTACGGGAACGAGGTTTGTCAGACGCCGAATATCGACGCCTTGGCTCGCTCCGGCACTCGGTTCACCCGCGCCTATTGCCAGGGGACGTATTGCGGTCCCTCGCGCGCATCGTTCATGTCGGGCTATTACCCGCACGCGACCGGGATCTTGGGATACATCAGTCCTCGCAAAGCGATCGGCGACCGCGCCACATGGGCTCAGCATTTCAAGAACTCCGGCTACTACACCTCGCGAGTCAGCAAGATATTTCACATGGGAGTTCCCGGCGGGATCGAAAAAGGAGACGACGGGGCCGACGATCCGATCTCGTGGACCGAGCGTTTTAATAGCCAGGGCCCCGAATGGCGGGCTCCAGGCAAAGGGGAGACGCTGGAAAACAATCCCGATGGCAAGAAGCCGGCGGTCGGCGGCAACACGTTTGTCGTCGTGCAAGCCGACGGCGACGACTTGGTCCACAGCGACGGGCGGACGGCGGAAAAGGCGTGCCAGTTGATTCACGAACACAAGGACGAGCCGTTTTTCTTGGGCGTTGGATTTGTCCGGCCCCACGTTCCCTTTGTCGCTCCCGCGTCGTATCACGAACCGTTTCCCGAAGCCCAGATGCAGTTGCCGGAAAAAGTGGCTGGCGACTGGGACGACATTCCGAAGCTGGGGATCAATTACAAAACCAGCAAGAACATGAAGATGAACGTCCAGCGGCAACGCAAAGCGGTCGCCGGCTATTACGCTTCGGTCGCTTACATGGACGCTCAAGTGGGCAAGGTGATGGCGGCGCTGCAGGAGGCGGGGATTGCCGATCGCACGATTGTGATCTTCACCAGCGACCACGGCTACCATCTGGGCGAACACGATTTCTGGGCCAAGGTCAGCCTGCACGAAGAATCGGTGCTGGTGCCGTTGATCATCCGCGTTCCGGGCAAACAGCCCGCGGTTTGCGAGTCGTTGACCGAGTTGATCGATCTCTATCCGACCGTCTCCAGTTTGTGCGGTTTGGAAGTTCCCAAGCGGCTGCAGGGGATCGACGTTTCGGGGATGCTCGACGATCCCGAACTGGAGCTTCGCGAGACGGCGTTCAGCGTCAACGGCAAAGGCTTTCTGATCCGCAGCGAGCGTTACGCCTACATCCGCTACCGTGAGAATGCTTCGGGAGGCGAAGAGTTATTCGACATGCAAACCGACCCACTGCAATACACCAACCTCGTCGACGATCCAGCTTACGCGGCGACGCTGGAAAAGATGCGCGCCGAATTCGCCAAGACGATGCAACGCGTCCGCGACAACGACCTCGCCGCCTCCCCGCGCTCCAAGAACTAG